In a genomic window of Rhododendron vialii isolate Sample 1 chromosome 12a, ASM3025357v1:
- the LOC131310300 gene encoding uncharacterized protein LOC131310300: MGNCQTIDAAALVIQHPNGQTERKYWTVSASEVMKLNPGHYVSLIIPLPEASDEEKTTEKTVKFTRVKLLRPSDTLVLGRAYRLVTSQEVMKVLRAKKYAKTKKNQVESSEKLEMDPEKQSSNAEAGGGKSELEKTSQAMRHERHRQRNGSTNSAAARARSWRPSLNSISESGS, from the exons atgggtaatTGCCAGACCATTGATGCAGCAGCACTGGTGATACAACATCCAAATGGGCAGACAGAGAGGAAGTACTGGACCGTGTCAGCTAGCGAGGTGATGAAACTGAACCCGGGTCACTACGTTTCTCTTATAATCCCGTTGCCCGAAGCCTCCGACGAAGAGAAAACAACTGAAAAGACCGTGAAATTCACCCGGGTCAAGCTTCTCCGGCCCAGTGATACCCTCGTTCTTGGCCGGGCTTACAGACTTGTCACTTCCCAAg AGGTTATGAAGGTGTTGCGGGCCAAGAAGTatgcaaaaacaaagaaaaaccaaGTAGAATCAAGTGAGAAGTTGGAGATGGATCCAGAGAAACAGAGTTCAAATGCTGAGGCAGGGGGAGGAAAATCTGAGTTGGAGAAAACCAGTCAG GCAATGAGACACGAAAGACATCGGCAGAGGAATGGATCAACGAATTCTGCTGCGGCTCGGGCAAGATCATGGCGTCCGTCCTTGAACAGCATCTCTGAGAGTGGAAGCTAA